Proteins encoded in a region of the Paenibacillus pedocola genome:
- a CDS encoding glycoside hydrolase family 2 protein: MRNLLCLNGEWDFMPLYDQPQCRRLPEKIMYEARKVQVPSSWRRTYPEPDGKSFGKIPKYAYAPFDLHGYPEAWDAAEAGVLHRSFRVPERMAGQQIVLRLDGIMQKAVIYVDRQEVGVWEDGYLPLRLDITSIVKQGQEHQLHVVCGGFDTVTLPGGMSKITGLMGSWYGRISRGIWQDVYLEGYPLMALEDVTIRTSVREGRIGVQALAAGTDTAAARGPLTVKLSIWEKGVLEQSAEGPGAEQYRAEHYRLEAESSPVLSAECAAEHVDALAAESLRRCENERGGEVYSASFQLDWSNARLWSPEEPFLYNAVLELLEDGEVIDRHAVVFGFREFWCDGPQFILNSIPVNLRGDSWHFQGGLQMTEAYIRNWYRICRAVGINSIRLHAEPYPADYLRIADEEGMLLIDETAIYGSGKSMLADHPAYVENCRQHVRRLVQRDKNHPSVILWSLQNEMRWVDGRDGFKGHMPGLMAEIRSLDPTRAIIAEGDNRLLPKEHTEVESRHYNIDGTISQWDRTVPLTFGEHGGWWYICPQNSSMYNGLQAYRGADESTAGLALKERLFVEYARRQGVSGISTFNFAHYFMQAMPERDIVLPPSGTDTAGVKPGVIPAYSLSINNGMLPEEYPLYSPNPAFAIMAEAFKPATIIAAEYNSCFYDDKPVTRNFDVYNDTLSAQQVRAEFVIRQGGKTVHEQSFDFVQPPAGHKIIQLEWMPASAAESGQAVLTAQLFHSGRQVHELRLDYRLMPASLLNRPVNVQRRSAYWGADRDFVLIRRLVPGCERIDRSRLAELAADYLLIVGSRAEDGDGTLEALLKAFALRGGRLLLLEQNQLSLGKLTLSRRPFLRAHAGSYRHPVLEGLGDRDLMFWQEKLHEEGPEPIIHAAFEKPAAGNFNLLLECSSGDFGDGGDLWSPLLEYRSGEGMFLANQLELMASLEQVPQACLLLRNLLAYAGGAEPAGAKALPAAALVRRGGQAAAFLAKLRLRYTALDPAAPDWIGAPGIAARAGLQDFGLIVAEACMLETPGAARALRRHAEAGGQVLLLPAEEHQQAALARLLDRPVRVVPHETYHLAADYAYAAVQGFSPVDLFGFDKVFLSPREVKNRVLAADSLEIQGAGVLCTSVEGTAWKDYFVHGYTSEYSRLALVELNRRNARPAGTFLAEAKAGAGSVLCSQLLTDPESEKALRLYTRLLANLGVSFDDGLLDSVKGDGEWAVETMMALPCPPHVDYGEMKAYYTDPEFSLNNLGEGLYGWMQKKERRSGEGTLRIADAGSVPWFLSCFVQTPDKEGAAGQLHRGRLRINTSVPYEIYLNGALVVEPERELTLQTGLNRLIAIVHGTGGDLTFGLTFLNEDGTYMKGLEYRLTLDEVEPK; the protein is encoded by the coding sequence ATGCGTAATCTGCTATGTCTAAACGGGGAATGGGATTTCATGCCCCTCTACGATCAGCCGCAATGCCGCAGGCTTCCCGAAAAAATAATGTATGAAGCCCGCAAGGTACAGGTGCCCTCCAGCTGGAGGAGGACCTATCCGGAGCCGGACGGCAAAAGCTTCGGCAAAATTCCGAAGTATGCGTATGCTCCGTTTGACCTTCACGGTTATCCGGAGGCATGGGATGCCGCGGAAGCGGGTGTACTGCACAGGAGCTTCCGCGTCCCGGAGCGTATGGCCGGGCAGCAGATCGTACTGCGGCTGGACGGTATTATGCAGAAGGCTGTCATTTATGTGGACCGGCAGGAGGTTGGTGTCTGGGAAGACGGGTATTTACCGCTGAGGCTCGACATTACTTCCATAGTAAAGCAGGGCCAGGAGCATCAGCTGCATGTGGTGTGCGGCGGATTTGATACCGTGACGCTTCCCGGCGGCATGTCCAAAATCACCGGGCTTATGGGCTCCTGGTATGGAAGAATCAGCCGGGGGATCTGGCAGGACGTGTATCTGGAGGGTTACCCCTTAATGGCGCTGGAGGACGTAACGATCCGGACTTCCGTCAGGGAAGGGCGGATCGGGGTGCAGGCGCTTGCTGCCGGGACAGACACAGCAGCGGCCCGCGGCCCGCTTACGGTAAAGCTGAGCATATGGGAAAAAGGTGTGCTAGAGCAGTCTGCGGAAGGGCCAGGGGCGGAACAGTATAGAGCGGAACATTATAGATTAGAAGCTGAATCCAGTCCGGTGTTGTCTGCGGAGTGCGCGGCCGAACATGTGGATGCCCTCGCAGCGGAGAGTCTTAGACGTTGTGAAAACGAACGGGGCGGGGAAGTATACAGTGCTTCATTCCAGCTGGACTGGAGCAACGCCAGGCTGTGGAGCCCGGAGGAGCCGTTTCTGTACAATGCGGTGCTGGAGCTGCTCGAAGACGGGGAGGTTATCGACAGGCATGCTGTAGTTTTTGGTTTCCGCGAATTCTGGTGCGATGGCCCACAGTTTATATTGAACAGCATCCCGGTCAATCTGCGCGGTGACTCCTGGCATTTTCAGGGCGGACTGCAGATGACCGAAGCCTACATCCGCAACTGGTACCGCATCTGCCGCGCGGTTGGTATCAACAGTATCCGGCTGCATGCCGAGCCCTACCCTGCCGATTATCTGCGCATCGCTGATGAAGAGGGCATGCTCCTAATCGATGAAACGGCGATTTACGGCTCCGGCAAATCGATGCTGGCCGACCATCCCGCTTATGTGGAGAACTGCCGGCAGCATGTCCGGAGGCTGGTGCAGCGCGACAAAAACCATCCGTCTGTCATTCTCTGGAGCCTGCAGAACGAAATGCGCTGGGTGGACGGGCGGGACGGCTTCAAGGGGCATATGCCCGGCCTGATGGCCGAGATCCGCAGTCTTGATCCTACCCGCGCGATAATCGCCGAAGGGGACAACCGTCTGCTGCCAAAAGAACATACCGAAGTGGAAAGCCGTCATTACAACATCGACGGCACGATCAGCCAGTGGGACCGGACAGTTCCGCTGACTTTCGGGGAACATGGCGGCTGGTGGTATATTTGTCCGCAGAACAGCAGCATGTACAACGGCCTGCAGGCTTACCGTGGTGCAGATGAAAGCACGGCGGGGCTGGCGCTGAAGGAGCGGCTGTTTGTGGAGTACGCCAGACGGCAGGGAGTGTCCGGCATCTCCACCTTCAATTTCGCCCATTATTTCATGCAGGCGATGCCGGAGCGGGACATTGTCCTGCCGCCTTCCGGCACGGATACTGCCGGAGTGAAGCCGGGGGTCATTCCGGCCTATTCGCTGTCGATCAACAACGGAATGCTGCCGGAGGAGTATCCGTTGTACTCCCCTAATCCGGCCTTTGCGATTATGGCAGAGGCGTTCAAGCCGGCAACGATCATCGCTGCCGAATATAATAGCTGCTTCTATGACGATAAGCCAGTTACCCGCAACTTCGACGTATACAATGACACGCTGTCTGCACAGCAAGTCAGGGCGGAATTCGTTATCCGGCAGGGCGGGAAGACCGTGCATGAGCAGAGCTTCGACTTCGTTCAACCCCCTGCCGGGCATAAGATTATTCAACTGGAATGGATGCCGGCCTCCGCGGCTGAAAGCGGGCAGGCGGTGCTGACAGCGCAGTTATTCCACAGCGGGCGGCAGGTGCATGAGCTGCGCCTGGACTACAGGCTTATGCCGGCAAGTCTGCTGAACCGGCCAGTGAACGTACAACGGCGGTCGGCCTATTGGGGAGCGGACCGCGATTTCGTACTGATCCGCCGGCTTGTTCCAGGCTGTGAAAGGATAGACCGTTCCCGGCTGGCTGAGCTGGCGGCCGATTATCTGCTCATTGTCGGCAGCCGCGCGGAGGATGGTGACGGCACACTCGAGGCGTTGCTGAAGGCTTTTGCCTTGCGGGGCGGCCGGCTGCTGCTGCTGGAGCAGAACCAGCTGTCGCTGGGCAAGCTGACGCTCTCACGGCGGCCCTTCCTCCGCGCCCATGCCGGGAGCTACCGGCATCCGGTACTGGAGGGGCTTGGCGACAGGGACCTGATGTTCTGGCAGGAGAAGCTGCATGAAGAGGGGCCGGAGCCGATCATCCATGCTGCCTTCGAGAAGCCGGCGGCAGGTAATTTCAACCTGCTGCTGGAGTGCAGCTCCGGCGATTTCGGAGACGGCGGCGATCTGTGGTCTCCGCTGCTGGAGTACCGCAGCGGCGAGGGCATGTTCCTGGCCAACCAGCTGGAGCTGATGGCCAGTCTGGAGCAGGTTCCGCAGGCCTGCCTGCTGCTGCGGAACCTGCTGGCCTACGCCGGCGGCGCGGAGCCAGCCGGGGCTAAGGCCCTGCCCGCGGCAGCGCTGGTGCGCCGCGGCGGGCAGGCCGCAGCCTTCCTTGCGAAGCTGCGGCTGCGGTACACGGCGCTGGATCCCGCAGCGCCGGATTGGATCGGCGCGCCGGGCATTGCCGCGCGCGCCGGGCTGCAGGACTTCGGCCTGATCGTGGCCGAAGCCTGCATGCTGGAGACGCCGGGAGCCGCTAGGGCGCTCCGGCGTCATGCCGAAGCCGGCGGGCAGGTGCTGCTCCTGCCGGCGGAGGAACACCAGCAGGCGGCGCTTGCCCGCCTGCTGGACCGTCCCGTGCGCGTGGTACCGCACGAGACGTATCACTTGGCGGCGGACTATGCCTACGCCGCCGTGCAGGGATTCAGCCCTGTCGACCTGTTCGGGTTCGACAAGGTGTTTCTGTCGCCGCGGGAGGTCAAGAACCGCGTGCTGGCAGCCGACAGCCTGGAGATTCAAGGCGCCGGTGTGCTCTGTACGAGCGTCGAAGGCACGGCCTGGAAGGACTATTTCGTGCATGGCTACACGTCCGAATACAGCCGTCTGGCACTGGTGGAGTTGAACCGCAGAAACGCCCGGCCCGCTGGAACCTTCCTGGCGGAAGCTAAGGCTGGTGCAGGTTCTGTACTCTGCTCCCAGCTGTTAACAGACCCGGAGAGTGAGAAGGCGCTCCGCCTGTATACCCGTTTGCTGGCCAATCTGGGTGTGTCCTTTGATGACGGTCTATTGGACAGCGTGAAGGGGGACGGGGAGTGGGCCGTGGAAACGATGATGGCGCTGCCTTGTCCGCCCCATGTCGATTATGGTGAGATGAAGGCTTATTACACCGATCCGGAGTTTTCTCTGAATAATCTGGGGGAAGGCCTTTACGGCTGGATGCAGAAGAAAGAGCGGCGTTCCGGTGAGGGTACACTGCGCATCGCGGATGCGGGATCTGTTCCCTGGTTTCTGAGCTGCTTCGTGCAGACTCCGGATAAAGAGGGGGCTGCCGGGCAGCTTCACCGGGGACGGCTGCGCATCAACACATCCGTACCTTATGAGATTTATCTGAACGGTGCCCTGGTGGTAGAACCGGAGCGTGAGCTTACCCTGCAGACCGGTCTTAACCGGCTGATTGCGATCGTGCACGGAACGGGCGGAGACCTGACGTTCGGCCTGACTTTTCTGAACGAAGACGGCACCTATATGAAAGGCCTGGAATACCGTCTTACCCTGGATGAAGTCGAGCCGAAATAA
- a CDS encoding Ig-like domain-containing protein codes for MRKRLLAALMAGLLFMMTPCPPFASSASAEEKTSGKAFYVATNGSDSNNGTKDAPFLTLEKARDTIRSLKAKKGLPNGGVTVYLREGRYERTASFELRQQDSGEAGKPITYTAYPGESVTLSGAEQLAKSAFVPVTDPAVLSRIISTEARTKVLTADLAALGITDYGQLSRHGYYLANDLSQVPPMELYVAGQGMTLARWPNESTVQMDEILDPGPTRKDPNGEVHTRGGTFTYTYDRPQYWTQADDIWLDGIFGYSWEWSYNKIASIDTAAKSITLRYGEMSGLFKNWYPDFHFAQNLLEEIDMPGEYYIDRQAGKLYFLPNAEFAAADPDIEVTMLKTPMINALDASYIDFSELVLENGRDSAAVFMGGSHMRILNSEIRNFTNSGVLVNTQSRFYYNIFDGAPGTDHAIISTHIHHIGGTAVTLAGGNKTTLQPGNNAVENSHIHDFAYYHKAYNPGVLLSGVGNRMSHNELHDAPHPGVLIFGNDHVVEYNEIYDVCTTFSDLGAIYMNAGEQPQERGTVIRRNYFHNIGETKAGVEGVYPDNFTMGLTIDENIFYKMGNSAIKNNGGAHILTRNNIFIDSKVPYDYADMFLGDEPDDQVPLNYMPKWQALFAANNNFTGTPYMTKYPELANFFTENRYYPDTNTFQGNVVYNPSLPRSVTTNVYGAYDKFGLVQYADNWVTTEDPGFTNLAGGDLSLRPDAEVFATIPGFPDIPFAEIGLTGKAGTTAGPISHPIQGVVAYDSEITVDRWKSVKLQTAVLPWNADNPALTFTSADPGIAVVDGAGVVTGQAVGNTVITVASAENPLLTASVNVTVEAGDGVMDFTDFESGANGWVQDGNRSIVKLDGNRWYKVLNGASALSPKSFSEYELSFRLKTPETMGDNVTLYIFDRQASSGSSRIGYKTRADGTSAWLLYNSAWTVLKEVKLPHHDLQPNTEYAVKMLVKGGDISVYLDGAFRLKGNDPGHNAEGKVGFYVSNVSHMLFDDIQFKALTTELAGIIPAESSVRLAAGEQRQLQLAFDPSDTPETGVTWQSANPAVATVDSTGVVEAVYEGQTIISAVSTVNPLIKADIAITVSNIMHETGFENGGNGWPVDPNRSIAADPDGNRRYKLLNGATALLDRSFTSYQLDFVLKTPSVMPDNGILYIFDRQDSTGSTRIGYRTRADGTSAWILYNTAWQKLTETVLPGHDLQPDTEYAVKVTAKDGDISVFVDGSPRLSGSDPGHRPSGKVGFYTSGFAYMLFDDITFSVLP; via the coding sequence GTGAGAAAAAGGTTGCTTGCAGCGCTTATGGCCGGTCTGTTGTTCATGATGACTCCCTGTCCACCCTTTGCATCTTCTGCATCTGCTGAGGAGAAGACATCCGGGAAGGCTTTTTATGTAGCTACAAATGGAAGCGATTCCAATAACGGGACAAAAGATGCCCCGTTTCTGACGCTTGAGAAGGCACGTGATACCATCCGTTCTTTGAAGGCAAAGAAAGGATTGCCGAATGGCGGCGTCACTGTATATTTACGCGAAGGAAGGTATGAACGGACGGCCAGCTTCGAATTGCGGCAGCAGGATTCAGGGGAAGCGGGCAAGCCGATCACTTACACTGCTTATCCGGGGGAGTCCGTGACGTTGTCAGGTGCGGAGCAGCTTGCCAAGTCTGCGTTCGTTCCGGTTACTGACCCGGCTGTACTCAGCCGTATCATCAGTACAGAGGCGAGAACGAAAGTACTGACGGCCGATCTGGCAGCGCTCGGAATCACCGATTACGGCCAGCTTAGCCGCCATGGATATTATCTGGCCAATGATCTGAGCCAGGTCCCGCCGATGGAATTGTATGTGGCCGGGCAGGGCATGACACTGGCCCGCTGGCCCAACGAAAGCACGGTGCAGATGGATGAAATTCTTGATCCGGGCCCGACGCGGAAGGATCCGAACGGGGAAGTGCATACGCGCGGAGGCACCTTCACGTATACGTATGACCGGCCGCAGTACTGGACACAGGCTGACGACATCTGGCTGGACGGCATTTTTGGCTACAGCTGGGAATGGTCGTACAACAAAATTGCCTCTATCGATACAGCCGCCAAAAGCATCACGCTCCGTTACGGGGAAATGAGCGGCCTCTTCAAAAACTGGTATCCGGATTTTCATTTTGCGCAAAATCTGCTCGAGGAAATTGATATGCCCGGTGAATATTACATCGACCGCCAGGCCGGCAAGCTGTATTTCCTGCCGAACGCCGAGTTTGCAGCAGCGGACCCGGATATTGAAGTGACGATGCTGAAGACGCCGATGATCAACGCGCTGGATGCATCATACATCGATTTCTCTGAGCTGGTGCTGGAGAACGGCCGCGATTCGGCAGCCGTGTTCATGGGCGGAAGTCACATGCGGATCCTGAACAGCGAAATCCGTAATTTCACTAACAGCGGTGTGCTGGTCAATACGCAGAGCCGGTTTTATTACAATATTTTCGACGGAGCACCGGGTACGGACCACGCCATCATCAGCACCCACATTCATCATATCGGCGGTACGGCCGTCACGCTGGCGGGGGGCAACAAAACGACGCTGCAGCCGGGGAATAATGCCGTGGAAAATTCGCATATCCATGATTTTGCCTACTATCACAAAGCCTATAACCCCGGTGTTCTGCTGTCAGGTGTCGGCAACCGGATGTCACATAATGAGCTGCATGATGCGCCCCATCCCGGTGTGCTGATCTTCGGCAACGACCATGTTGTGGAGTATAACGAAATCTACGATGTATGTACAACCTTCTCCGACCTTGGTGCCATCTACATGAATGCGGGTGAGCAGCCACAGGAACGGGGCACGGTCATCAGGCGTAACTACTTTCACAATATCGGTGAAACCAAAGCCGGGGTGGAAGGGGTATATCCCGATAATTTCACCATGGGACTTACCATAGACGAAAATATCTTTTACAAAATGGGCAATTCGGCCATTAAAAACAACGGCGGGGCGCATATTCTGACCCGTAACAATATTTTTATCGACAGTAAGGTCCCCTATGACTACGCTGATATGTTTCTCGGCGACGAGCCGGATGATCAGGTGCCGCTGAATTACATGCCGAAGTGGCAGGCGCTGTTTGCGGCAAATAACAATTTTACAGGAACGCCTTATATGACCAAATACCCGGAGCTGGCGAATTTCTTCACGGAGAACCGTTATTATCCTGACACCAATACGTTTCAGGGGAATGTCGTCTATAATCCGTCGCTTCCGCGCAGTGTAACGACCAATGTATATGGGGCATACGACAAATTCGGGCTGGTTCAGTATGCAGATAACTGGGTGACCACGGAGGATCCCGGCTTCACCAATCTGGCGGGTGGCGACCTGTCGCTCCGGCCGGATGCGGAAGTATTCGCTACCATACCCGGGTTCCCTGACATTCCATTCGCAGAAATCGGCCTAACCGGTAAAGCAGGTACGACGGCAGGACCTATAAGCCATCCTATCCAGGGGGTGGTCGCTTATGACAGCGAAATTACCGTGGACCGCTGGAAAAGTGTAAAGCTGCAGACGGCAGTCCTTCCGTGGAATGCGGATAATCCCGCGCTGACCTTCACCTCAGCCGATCCCGGCATCGCGGTTGTGGATGGCGCAGGCGTAGTCACCGGCCAAGCGGTCGGCAACACGGTGATCACCGTGGCATCGGCGGAAAATCCGCTGCTGACAGCTTCGGTTAATGTCACGGTAGAAGCGGGCGACGGCGTGATGGATTTCACCGATTTCGAGTCCGGCGCCAACGGCTGGGTCCAGGACGGGAACCGCAGCATTGTGAAGCTTGACGGCAACCGCTGGTATAAGGTGCTGAATGGAGCCTCGGCGCTTAGTCCTAAAAGCTTCTCTGAATATGAGCTGAGCTTCAGGCTGAAGACCCCAGAGACGATGGGGGACAATGTGACCCTGTATATTTTTGACCGCCAGGCCAGCAGCGGCTCCAGCCGGATTGGCTACAAGACGCGGGCAGACGGGACCTCGGCCTGGCTGCTCTACAACTCAGCGTGGACCGTACTGAAGGAAGTGAAGCTCCCTCATCACGACCTGCAGCCGAATACGGAATATGCGGTCAAAATGCTCGTTAAGGGCGGTGATATCAGCGTCTATCTGGACGGAGCGTTTCGCCTGAAGGGCAATGATCCGGGACACAATGCGGAAGGTAAAGTAGGCTTCTACGTCAGCAATGTCAGCCATATGCTGTTCGATGACATTCAGTTCAAGGCACTGACTACCGAGCTTGCCGGGATCATCCCGGCAGAGAGCAGCGTGCGTCTCGCCGCCGGGGAACAGCGGCAATTGCAGCTGGCCTTTGATCCGTCGGATACACCGGAGACGGGCGTTACCTGGCAGTCGGCCAACCCGGCGGTGGCTACGGTGGACAGTACGGGAGTGGTTGAGGCAGTTTATGAAGGGCAGACAATCATCTCGGCCGTGTCAACGGTAAATCCGTTAATTAAAGCCGATATTGCAATAACGGTTTCCAATATTATGCATGAGACAGGCTTTGAGAACGGGGGGAACGGCTGGCCGGTAGATCCGAACCGCAGCATTGCGGCTGATCCGGACGGGAACCGCCGCTATAAGCTTCTGAACGGGGCGACTGCTTTGCTCGACCGCAGCTTTACGTCCTATCAGCTGGATTTCGTGCTAAAGACACCGTCTGTGATGCCTGATAACGGCATCCTGTACATCTTCGACCGCCAGGACAGCACCGGCTCTACCCGGATCGGTTACCGCACCCGGGCCGATGGAACTTCAGCCTGGATTCTGTATAACACAGCCTGGCAGAAGCTTACCGAGACTGTCCTCCCGGGACATGACCTGCAGCCGGACACGGAGTATGCGGTGAAGGTAACGGCCAAGGACGGCGATATCTCTGTATTTGTGGACGGTTCACCAAGACTGTCCGGCAGTGATCCGGGCCATCGGCCGTCTGGTAAAGTCGGCTTCTACACCAGCGGCTTCGCCTACATGCTGTTCGATGACATCACCTTCTCGGTTTTACCTTAA
- a CDS encoding ABC transporter substrate-binding protein, with translation MKKRLFGVLAFVLLAASVLSGCGGNNNGNANGNGASSTEGSGTEGVQSAAPDSGNAGELKPVELTWYYPLSQLQADQAKVQEEVNKIVKEKINATVKLMPVAIGDYVQKMNTVLAAGEKFDILWTGYMLKPEELVRKGAIQPMDALLDEYAPELKADVPQVMWDGLSVDGEIYGIPNQQINGSRYGFIIQKRFADKYKLDTASIKKIADIEPFLAQIKQNEPDIIPFGVFGTSFINPQSHDDKYWVVPGLDDHFYIKTDDPNYTLYRYPEEELDNFRLASKWYKEGYIYKDAATEKMNDYLTKGQIAVDFNVTLKPGVEAEVKAKNGGNEVITVPLSDWFSNGYSATTNQSISRTAPNPERAMMLLNLVNTDKELYNLLCNGIAGVHYEKTTGDYIKALPDSRYLPNMDWVFGSVFNSYLKEGQPENVWEETKKINSDSEVNPVGAFKFNSEPVNTEIANLNAVWGEYKRGLVTGTLDFEETWPVLYGKLKEAGEEKYVAEVTKQFEQFLKDKGLKK, from the coding sequence ATGAAAAAAAGACTGTTTGGGGTTTTGGCGTTTGTATTGCTCGCGGCGTCGGTTCTGTCCGGCTGCGGCGGCAACAATAACGGCAATGCTAACGGTAACGGGGCAAGCAGTACGGAAGGCAGCGGTACAGAAGGTGTGCAAAGCGCAGCACCGGATTCGGGAAATGCCGGGGAGCTGAAGCCGGTTGAACTGACCTGGTATTATCCGCTGTCGCAGCTTCAGGCCGACCAGGCGAAGGTCCAAGAGGAAGTTAACAAGATTGTGAAGGAAAAGATCAACGCCACCGTCAAGCTGATGCCTGTCGCCATCGGGGACTATGTGCAGAAGATGAACACTGTGCTTGCAGCGGGCGAGAAGTTCGACATTCTCTGGACTGGTTACATGCTCAAGCCGGAGGAGCTGGTACGCAAAGGAGCTATTCAGCCGATGGATGCTCTCCTGGATGAATACGCGCCGGAGCTGAAAGCAGATGTGCCGCAGGTGATGTGGGACGGTCTTTCGGTTGACGGGGAGATTTACGGTATCCCGAACCAGCAGATCAACGGCTCCCGTTACGGATTCATTATTCAGAAGCGGTTTGCTGACAAGTACAAACTTGATACCGCTTCCATCAAAAAGATTGCCGATATTGAACCTTTCCTGGCCCAGATTAAGCAGAATGAACCGGATATTATTCCGTTTGGCGTATTCGGCACTTCTTTTATCAATCCTCAGTCGCATGACGACAAGTACTGGGTAGTTCCGGGACTGGATGACCATTTCTACATCAAAACAGATGATCCGAATTATACGCTGTACCGCTATCCGGAAGAAGAGCTGGACAATTTCCGGCTGGCCAGCAAATGGTATAAAGAAGGTTACATTTACAAAGACGCTGCTACTGAAAAGATGAACGATTATTTGACTAAAGGACAGATTGCCGTAGATTTCAACGTTACGCTGAAGCCAGGGGTAGAAGCCGAAGTTAAGGCGAAAAACGGCGGCAATGAGGTCATCACGGTTCCGCTCAGCGACTGGTTCTCCAACGGCTACTCGGCGACGACCAACCAGTCGATCAGCCGCACCGCCCCTAATCCGGAACGGGCCATGATGCTGCTGAATCTGGTGAATACCGACAAGGAGCTGTACAATCTGCTCTGCAATGGTATTGCCGGTGTTCACTACGAGAAGACGACAGGAGATTACATCAAGGCGCTGCCGGATTCCCGGTATCTGCCGAATATGGACTGGGTGTTTGGCAGTGTATTTAATTCTTATCTGAAGGAAGGCCAGCCGGAGAACGTCTGGGAGGAAACCAAAAAGATCAATTCCGATTCCGAGGTCAACCCTGTCGGTGCCTTCAAGTTCAATTCTGAGCCGGTGAATACAGAGATCGCCAACCTGAATGCCGTGTGGGGTGAATACAAGCGCGGACTTGTTACCGGAACACTGGATTTTGAAGAAACCTGGCCTGTACTATACGGCAAGCTGAAGGAAGCGGGCGAAGAGAAATACGTAGCGGAAGTGACCAAACAATTCGAACAATTCCTTAAGGATAAAGGCTTGAAGAAGTAA